A window from Streptomyces sp. NBC_00335 encodes these proteins:
- a CDS encoding RecQ family ATP-dependent DNA helicase encodes MDNLELRAEADAILAELVGAPGGSARLREDQWQAVSALVEERRRALVVQRTGWGKSAVYFVATALLRRRGAGPTVIISPLLALMRNQVDAAARAGIQARTINSANPEEWETIYGEVERGETDVLLVSPERLNSVDFREQVLPKLAATTGLLVVDEAHCISDWGHDFRPDYRRLRTMLAELAPGVPVLATTATANARVTADVAEQLGTGGGGALVLRGALDRESLRLGVLELPNAAHRLAWLGERLGDLPGSGIIYTLTVAAAEEVAAFLRQRGYPVASYTGKTENADRLQAEEDLLANRVKALVATSALGMGFDKPDLGFVVHLGSPSSPIAYYQQVGRAGRGVDHADVLLLPGREDEAIWAYFASVGFPPEEQVRRTLDVLEQAGRPLSLPALEPLVDLRRSRLETMLKVLDVDGAVKRVKGGWTSTGQPWAYDAQRYEWVARQRQAEQQAMRDYVATTGCRMEFLQRQLDDEKATPCGRCDTCAGPWLDPAVSHGALDTATGELDRPGVEVEPRRMWPSGMPAVGVDLKGRIPVGQQAATGRALGRLSDIGWGNRLRPLLSDQAADGPVPDDVLAAVVTVVADWARSPGGWAGGAMARPVGIVAMPSRSRPQLVGSLAEGLARVGRLPLLGSLAYTAQAGEYGVHRSNSAQRLRALAASFAVPDELAAALAANPGPVLLVDDYADSGWSLAVGARLLRQSGADQVLPLTLALAG; translated from the coding sequence ATGGACAACCTGGAGCTCCGCGCAGAAGCCGATGCCATCCTCGCTGAGCTGGTCGGTGCCCCGGGGGGTTCGGCGCGGCTGCGGGAGGACCAGTGGCAGGCGGTGTCCGCCCTGGTGGAGGAGCGCCGGCGGGCGCTGGTCGTGCAGCGCACGGGGTGGGGCAAATCGGCGGTGTACTTCGTTGCGACGGCCCTGCTGCGCCGTCGCGGCGCCGGTCCGACGGTGATCATCTCGCCGCTCCTCGCGCTGATGCGCAACCAGGTCGATGCCGCGGCGCGGGCCGGGATCCAGGCACGGACGATCAACTCGGCCAACCCGGAGGAGTGGGAGACGATCTACGGAGAGGTCGAGCGGGGCGAGACCGACGTTCTCCTCGTGAGTCCCGAGCGCCTCAACTCGGTGGATTTCCGCGAACAGGTGCTGCCCAAGCTCGCGGCCACGACCGGCCTGCTGGTGGTCGACGAGGCCCACTGCATCTCCGACTGGGGCCATGACTTCCGCCCCGACTACCGCCGGCTGCGCACCATGCTCGCCGAGCTCGCCCCCGGGGTGCCCGTGCTCGCCACCACAGCGACCGCCAACGCACGGGTCACGGCCGATGTGGCCGAGCAACTGGGCACGGGAGGCGGGGGCGCTCTGGTCCTGCGCGGCGCGCTGGACCGGGAGAGCCTGCGGCTCGGCGTACTGGAGCTGCCGAACGCGGCGCACCGGCTGGCGTGGCTGGGGGAGCGGCTGGGGGACCTGCCGGGCTCGGGGATCATCTACACGCTGACGGTGGCGGCCGCGGAGGAGGTCGCGGCCTTCTTGCGGCAGCGCGGGTATCCGGTGGCCTCGTACACGGGGAAGACGGAGAACGCCGACCGGCTGCAGGCCGAGGAGGACCTGCTCGCCAACCGGGTGAAGGCGCTGGTGGCGACCTCCGCGCTGGGGATGGGCTTCGACAAGCCGGACCTGGGCTTCGTGGTCCACCTGGGCTCTCCCTCGTCCCCGATCGCCTACTACCAGCAGGTGGGTCGTGCGGGGCGCGGCGTGGACCACGCCGATGTGCTGCTGCTGCCGGGGCGGGAGGACGAGGCGATCTGGGCGTACTTCGCCTCGGTGGGATTCCCGCCCGAGGAGCAGGTCCGGCGGACCCTGGACGTACTGGAGCAGGCCGGCCGGCCGTTGTCGCTGCCGGCGCTGGAGCCGTTGGTGGACCTGCGGCGGTCGCGGCTGGAGACGATGCTGAAGGTCCTGGACGTGGACGGCGCGGTCAAGCGCGTGAAGGGGGGCTGGACCTCCACCGGACAGCCGTGGGCGTACGACGCGCAGCGCTACGAGTGGGTGGCCCGGCAGCGGCAGGCCGAGCAGCAGGCCATGCGGGACTACGTGGCGACCACGGGCTGCCGGATGGAGTTCCTGCAGCGCCAGCTCGACGACGAGAAGGCGACCCCGTGCGGCCGCTGTGACACCTGCGCCGGGCCCTGGCTCGACCCCGCCGTGTCCCACGGCGCCCTCGACACGGCGACCGGCGAGCTGGACCGCCCGGGGGTCGAGGTCGAGCCCCGCCGGATGTGGCCCTCGGGCATGCCCGCCGTCGGCGTCGACCTCAAGGGCCGCATCCCCGTGGGCCAGCAGGCGGCCACCGGACGCGCGCTGGGCCGGCTGTCGGACATCGGCTGGGGCAACCGCCTGCGCCCGCTCCTGTCGGACCAGGCCGCGGACGGTCCGGTGCCGGACGACGTCCTGGCGGCCGTGGTGACGGTGGTGGCCGACTGGGCCCGTTCGCCGGGCGGGTGGGCCGGCGGCGCGATGGCCCGGCCCGTGGGGATCGTGGCCATGCCCTCCCGCTCCCGCCCGCAGCTGGTGGGCTCCCTCGCCGAGGGCCTGGCCCGGGTCGGGCGGCTCCCGCTGCTGGGGAGCCTCGCCTACACCGCACAGGCGGGCGAGTACGGCGTACACCGCAGCAACTCCGCCCAGCGGCTGCGCGCCCTGGCCGCCTCGTTCGCCGTCCCCGACGAACTCGCCGCCGCTCTGGCCGCCAACCCGGGCCCCGTCCTGCTCGTCGACGACTACGCCGACTCCGGCTGGAGCCTGGCCGTGGGCGCACGCCTCCTGCGCCAGAGCGGAGCCGACCAGGTGCTCCCCCTGACCCTCGCCCTGGCGGGGTGA
- a CDS encoding ribonuclease HII: MPYEAPTHTVERSLRATTGAKVIAGVDEVGRGAWAGPVTVCAAITGLRRPPAGLTDSKLLTPKRRDALVGVLEDWVTAYALGHSSPEEIDELGMTAALRLAAVRALEALPVRPDAVILDGKHDYLGAPWQVRTVIKGDQSCVAVAAASVIAKVRRDRMMAEIGEQGGGIADFAFAANAGYPSPVHRAALEEQGPTAYHRLSWSYLDALPRWSHLKKVRRSEESMELENGGQLGFDF; encoded by the coding sequence ATGCCGTACGAAGCACCCACTCACACCGTCGAACGCTCCCTCCGAGCGACCACCGGCGCCAAGGTCATCGCCGGGGTCGACGAAGTCGGACGAGGGGCCTGGGCCGGTCCCGTCACCGTCTGCGCGGCGATCACCGGTCTGCGCCGGCCGCCCGCGGGACTCACCGACTCCAAACTGCTCACCCCCAAGCGCCGTGACGCGCTCGTCGGCGTCCTGGAGGACTGGGTCACGGCCTACGCCCTGGGCCACTCGTCCCCCGAGGAGATCGACGAACTCGGGATGACCGCCGCCCTGCGCCTCGCCGCGGTGCGCGCCCTGGAGGCGCTGCCCGTGCGGCCCGACGCGGTGATACTCGACGGCAAGCACGACTACCTCGGTGCGCCCTGGCAGGTCCGGACGGTGATCAAGGGCGACCAGTCCTGCGTCGCCGTCGCCGCGGCCTCGGTGATCGCCAAGGTCCGGCGTGACCGGATGATGGCCGAAATCGGTGAACAGGGCGGCGGAATCGCGGACTTCGCCTTCGCCGCCAATGCCGGATATCCCTCGCCCGTGCACCGGGCGGCGCTTGAGGAGCAGGGCCCGACCGCGTACCACCGGCTCTCCTGGTCCTACCTCGACGCCCTGCCCCGCTGGAGCCACCTCAAGAAGGTGCGCCGCAGCGAGGAATCGATGGAGCTGGAAAACGGAGGCCAACTCGGCTTCGATTTCTGA
- a CDS encoding TetR/AcrR family transcriptional regulator, whose product MSRSEVSGVAGSRRSVAAPGRRRGPELERAILDAVLEQLGATGWNALTMEGVASGAQTGKAALYRRWPSKADLVAEALRTRLPPLGRIADLGSAREDLYAVCVRMRDVMRSRAGQALRTVLHECDHVHAERFRDLVRAGLYEPAHVLIGELVRRGIDRGDVRADATGPLLVEVIPALMMYRAKVCGSEWADAEIAEMIDGVMVPLLKV is encoded by the coding sequence ATGAGCCGGTCGGAGGTATCGGGAGTGGCGGGTTCACGCCGGTCGGTGGCGGCCCCGGGGCGCAGGCGCGGACCCGAACTCGAACGGGCGATTCTCGACGCCGTGTTGGAGCAGCTGGGCGCCACGGGCTGGAACGCCCTCACCATGGAGGGCGTCGCCTCGGGAGCGCAGACGGGCAAGGCCGCGCTGTACCGGCGCTGGCCCTCGAAGGCGGACCTGGTGGCCGAGGCGCTGCGGACGCGGCTGCCGCCGCTCGGCCGGATCGCGGACCTGGGATCGGCGCGCGAGGACCTGTACGCGGTGTGCGTGCGGATGCGGGACGTGATGCGGTCGCGAGCCGGGCAGGCGCTGAGGACGGTGCTTCACGAGTGCGATCACGTGCATGCCGAGCGGTTCCGCGACCTGGTCCGGGCAGGGCTGTACGAACCGGCGCACGTACTGATCGGGGAGCTGGTGCGCCGCGGAATCGACCGGGGGGACGTCCGGGCGGACGCGACCGGTCCGCTTCTCGTCGAGGTCATCCCGGCGCTGATGATGTACCGCGCGAAGGTGTGCGGGAGCGAATGGGCGGACGCGGAGATCGCCGAGATGATCGACGGGGTGATGGTGCCGCTGCTCAAGGTGTGA
- a CDS encoding MFS transporter has protein sequence MTTPQLSTLRIPAAARRGGRPGVALTVIAACQLMVVLDATIVNIALPHIQTDLAISTTDLSWVISAYTLAFGGLLLLGGRAGDILGRRRVFLTGILLFTLASLLGGFAEESWQLLAARALQGVGGAIASPTSLALITTTFAEGPERNRAFGVFAAVSAGGGAIGLLAGGMLTEWLDWRWVFFVNVPIGLLIAFLTPLYINESERHPGRFDIAGALTSTGGMTALVYGFIRASQDGWRDGLTIGSFGVAVLLLAAFVLVESRAPDPIIPLRMFSARNRTGTYVIMLSLAAAMFGMFFFIVQFVQNVLGFSPIRSGIGFLPITAAIITAAGLSQRLLPRFGPKPFMVIGSALTGAGLAWLSFIETDSSYVSGVLGPMLLFGFGMGLNFVTLTLTAVSGVAPQEAGAASGLLNASQQVGGSLGLSILVTVFGTAGRNEAAQQVPDFRAHADQGQLAAFLQTGRLPDPWGDLVLTRGIAAAFIAAVAMAAIALLTSLLVIRVRASDLEALNGATAKTGPAA, from the coding sequence GTGACAACTCCTCAGCTCTCCACACTCCGAATACCGGCCGCGGCCCGCCGAGGGGGGCGCCCTGGAGTGGCGCTCACCGTCATCGCCGCCTGCCAGCTCATGGTCGTCCTCGACGCAACGATCGTGAACATCGCGCTCCCGCACATCCAGACCGACCTGGCCATCTCCACCACCGACCTGTCCTGGGTGATCAGCGCCTACACGCTCGCCTTCGGCGGTCTGCTGCTGCTCGGCGGCCGCGCCGGCGACATCCTGGGCCGGCGCCGCGTCTTCCTGACCGGCATCCTGCTCTTCACCCTGGCCTCCCTGCTCGGCGGATTCGCCGAGGAGTCCTGGCAGTTGCTCGCCGCCCGCGCCCTCCAGGGCGTCGGCGGCGCCATCGCCTCGCCGACCTCCCTCGCCCTGATCACCACGACCTTCGCCGAGGGACCGGAACGCAACCGCGCCTTCGGCGTGTTCGCCGCCGTCTCCGCGGGCGGCGGCGCCATCGGACTGCTGGCCGGCGGCATGCTCACCGAGTGGCTCGACTGGCGCTGGGTCTTCTTCGTCAACGTGCCGATCGGGCTGCTGATCGCCTTCCTGACCCCGCTCTACATCAACGAGTCCGAGCGCCACCCGGGCCGCTTCGACATCGCCGGAGCGCTCACCTCCACGGGCGGTATGACCGCGCTCGTCTACGGGTTCATCCGGGCCTCCCAGGACGGCTGGCGCGACGGCCTGACCATCGGCTCGTTCGGCGTGGCCGTGCTGCTGCTCGCGGCCTTCGTACTCGTCGAGTCCCGGGCCCCCGATCCGATCATCCCGCTGCGCATGTTCTCCGCGCGCAACCGCACCGGCACCTACGTGATCATGCTCAGCCTCGCCGCCGCGATGTTCGGCATGTTCTTCTTCATCGTCCAGTTCGTGCAGAACGTGCTGGGCTTCTCCCCGATCCGTTCCGGCATCGGCTTCCTGCCCATCACGGCCGCCATCATCACCGCGGCCGGACTCTCGCAGCGCCTGCTGCCGCGCTTCGGCCCGAAGCCGTTCATGGTCATCGGATCCGCCCTCACCGGCGCCGGCCTGGCCTGGCTGTCCTTCATCGAGACCGACAGCTCCTACGTCTCCGGGGTGCTGGGCCCGATGCTGCTGTTCGGCTTCGGCATGGGCCTCAACTTCGTCACCCTCACCCTGACCGCCGTCTCCGGAGTGGCCCCGCAGGAGGCCGGCGCGGCTTCCGGGCTGCTCAACGCCAGCCAGCAGGTCGGCGGCTCGCTCGGACTCTCCATCCTGGTCACCGTCTTCGGCACCGCCGGCCGCAACGAGGCCGCCCAACAGGTCCCCGACTTCCGGGCGCACGCCGACCAGGGACAACTGGCGGCGTTCCTGCAGACGGGACGCCTGCCCGACCCCTGGGGGGACCTCGTCCTCACCCGGGGCATCGCCGCCGCCTTCATCGCCGCCGTGGCCATGGCGGCGATCGCGCTGCTCACCTCGCTGCTGGTGATCCGCGTGCGCGCGAGCGACCTGGAGGCCCTGAACGGAGCCACCGCCAAGACCGGTCCGGCCGCCTGA
- a CDS encoding DUF4153 domain-containing protein, protein MSAENAETADEPGAAGAGADTRAVPAAPTPAPSAPAPPAPPGWDPKAWRAHQLRKERASSGAWSLAPLAWAEAARPAAVGPVPAVVLGAVLASGIAASLLLADGLGPGLLLAVVPALLAACAAARAAGRTVRPWTALWALGCLALLAVPALRASAWPAVTALLAALLTGALALHGSRSWPGILLGPVGLLDSAVLGVRWVWSGLRSRGEGRRERWLPVAKAVVVAVVLLALFGTLFASADAAFADLLSGLTPDISGMDGPVRFLLFALGLVVAIAVARAAAAPSRWDRIEVRPGKARSRVEWALPLIVLNLLFAAFNAVQLAVLFGGYRKVLEATGLTYAEYARQGFWQLLWATLLTLAVIALALRWAPRDGAGDRRLVRVVLGTLCVLTLVVVASALRRMDLYVDAYGLTRLRLSVAGVELWLGLVIVLIMAGGLFGARWLPRAVVGSVVAAVLAFGLMSPDGVIAEGNVTRYEQDGKIDLAYFQSLSADAVPALDRLPEPRRSCALRGIARELEAAGRTPWYATSLGERRARKILSERGVSASYEQCRSLGTFGSRVEY, encoded by the coding sequence ATGTCAGCAGAGAACGCCGAGACGGCGGACGAGCCGGGGGCCGCGGGTGCGGGGGCCGACACAAGGGCCGTTCCGGCCGCGCCCACGCCCGCTCCGTCCGCGCCCGCGCCACCCGCGCCGCCCGGCTGGGATCCCAAGGCCTGGCGGGCCCACCAGTTGCGCAAGGAGCGCGCCTCCTCCGGGGCCTGGTCGTTGGCCCCGCTCGCCTGGGCCGAGGCCGCGCGCCCGGCCGCCGTCGGACCCGTACCGGCCGTCGTGCTGGGCGCCGTACTCGCCTCCGGCATCGCCGCTTCCCTGCTCCTCGCCGACGGGCTGGGCCCGGGCCTGCTGCTCGCGGTGGTGCCCGCGCTGCTCGCCGCCTGCGCGGCCGCCCGCGCGGCGGGCCGCACGGTGCGCCCGTGGACCGCGCTCTGGGCGCTCGGCTGCCTCGCGCTGCTCGCCGTGCCCGCGCTGCGCGCCTCCGCCTGGCCGGCCGTGACGGCCCTGCTCGCAGCCCTCCTGACGGGCGCCCTGGCCCTGCACGGCAGCCGCAGCTGGCCCGGCATCCTGCTCGGCCCGGTCGGCCTCCTCGACTCCGCCGTCCTCGGGGTGCGCTGGGTCTGGAGCGGCCTGCGCTCGCGGGGCGAGGGGCGCCGCGAACGCTGGCTGCCGGTGGCGAAGGCCGTCGTGGTGGCGGTGGTCCTGCTGGCGCTCTTCGGCACCCTGTTCGCCTCCGCCGACGCCGCGTTCGCGGACCTGCTGAGCGGGCTGACCCCCGACATCAGCGGCATGGACGGCCCGGTCCGCTTCCTGCTCTTCGCGCTCGGCCTCGTCGTCGCGATCGCCGTCGCCCGGGCCGCCGCCGCCCCCTCCCGCTGGGACCGCATCGAGGTGCGCCCGGGGAAGGCGCGCTCCCGGGTGGAATGGGCCCTGCCGCTCATCGTGCTGAACCTGCTCTTCGCCGCCTTCAACGCCGTCCAGCTCGCCGTCCTCTTCGGCGGCTACCGCAAGGTCCTGGAGGCCACCGGCCTGACCTACGCCGAGTACGCGCGCCAGGGCTTCTGGCAGCTGCTCTGGGCCACCCTGCTCACCCTCGCCGTCATCGCGCTGGCCCTGCGCTGGGCCCCGCGCGACGGCGCCGGAGACCGGCGGCTGGTGCGCGTCGTGCTCGGCACGCTCTGCGTGCTGACCCTCGTCGTCGTCGCCTCGGCGCTCCGGCGCATGGACCTGTACGTGGACGCGTACGGCCTGACCAGGCTGCGGCTGTCGGTCGCCGGCGTGGAGCTGTGGCTCGGGCTGGTCATCGTACTGATCATGGCCGGCGGGCTGTTCGGTGCGCGCTGGCTGCCCCGCGCGGTCGTGGGGAGCGTCGTGGCGGCCGTACTGGCCTTCGGTCTGATGTCCCCGGACGGGGTGATCGCGGAGGGCAACGTCACGCGGTACGAACAGGACGGCAAGATCGACCTGGCCTACTTCCAGTCCCTCTCGGCGGACGCGGTACCGGCCCTGGACCGTCTGCCCGAACCCCGGCGCTCCTGCGCCCTGCGCGGGATCGCCCGGGAGTTGGAGGCGGCGGGCCGCACGCCCTGGTACGCGACGAGCCTGGGGGAGCGCCGGGCCCGGAAGATCCTGAGCGAGCGCGGGGTGAGCGCCTCGTACGAACAGTGCAGGAGCCTGGGGACCTTCGGGAGCCGCGTCGAGTACTAG
- a CDS encoding ADP-ribosylglycohydrolase family protein, protein MTADSSPEGRYARAMASLRGLALGDALGSQYFVPVNYPLLKRRELPAGSDPWQWTDDTEMACSVVAVLAGHGRVDQDALAASFAHHHDFDRGYGPAVNRMLRLVREGADWRTLAAELFNGQGSWGNGAAMRVAPLGAWYADDPEQATHQAEISAYTTHQHREAVCGAMAVAAAAALAADPAGPPKAADLLDGVIALVPRSAVGAGVRRARDMLDYGDATTVAAVLGCGRRTSAHDTVPFALWSAARSLDDYERAFWTTAQVGGDVDTTCAIVGGVLGARGDAVLPQAWLARTEALPAWLPEADG, encoded by the coding sequence ATGACCGCTGACTCCTCTCCCGAAGGGCGCTACGCACGCGCCATGGCCAGCCTCCGAGGGCTGGCCCTGGGCGACGCACTGGGTTCCCAGTACTTCGTCCCCGTGAACTACCCGCTGCTCAAGCGGCGCGAGCTGCCGGCCGGCAGCGATCCGTGGCAGTGGACCGACGACACCGAGATGGCCTGCTCGGTGGTGGCCGTGCTCGCCGGGCACGGCCGGGTGGACCAGGACGCGCTGGCCGCCTCCTTCGCCCACCACCACGATTTCGACCGCGGCTACGGGCCCGCCGTGAACCGGATGCTGCGCCTGGTCCGCGAGGGCGCCGACTGGCGCACGCTCGCCGCGGAACTCTTCAACGGGCAGGGCTCCTGGGGCAACGGCGCGGCCATGCGGGTCGCCCCGCTGGGCGCCTGGTACGCCGACGACCCGGAGCAGGCCACGCACCAGGCGGAGATCTCCGCCTACACCACCCACCAGCACCGTGAAGCGGTGTGCGGCGCGATGGCCGTGGCCGCCGCGGCCGCGCTGGCGGCCGATCCGGCCGGGCCGCCGAAGGCCGCCGACCTGCTGGACGGCGTCATCGCGCTCGTCCCGCGGAGCGCGGTGGGGGCCGGGGTGCGGCGGGCGCGCGACATGCTCGACTACGGCGACGCGACGACCGTCGCCGCCGTACTGGGCTGCGGGCGGCGCACCAGCGCCCACGACACCGTGCCGTTCGCCCTGTGGTCGGCGGCGCGGAGCCTGGACGACTACGAGCGGGCCTTCTGGACCACCGCCCAGGTGGGCGGAGACGTGGACACCACCTGCGCGATCGTCGGCGGAGTGCTGGGCGCGCGCGGGGACGCGGTGCTGCCGCAGGCCTGGCTGGCCCGGACCGAGGCGCTGCCGGCCTGGCTGCCGGAGGCGGACGGGTAG
- a CDS encoding histidine phosphatase family protein has product MVRPRRIVLVRHGESEGNADDTVYEREPDHALRLTPTGREQAAEAGGRLRELFGDEHVSAYVSPYRRTLQTFRELRLDPTRVRMREEPRLREQDWGNWQEREDVRLQKAYRDAYGHFFYRFAQGESGADVYDRVGAFLESLYRSFEAPDHPENVLLVTHGLTMRLFCMRWFHWSVAEFEALSNPGNGEYRMLLLGSDGRYRMDRPFERWTTPEPYDLDG; this is encoded by the coding sequence ATGGTACGACCACGGCGCATCGTCCTTGTCCGGCACGGGGAATCGGAGGGCAATGCCGATGACACGGTGTACGAGCGGGAGCCCGACCACGCCCTCCGGCTGACCCCCACCGGTCGCGAGCAGGCCGCGGAGGCCGGCGGACGCCTGCGCGAGCTCTTCGGGGACGAGCACGTCAGCGCGTACGTCTCCCCGTACCGCCGGACCCTGCAGACCTTCCGGGAGTTGCGCCTGGACCCGACGCGCGTGCGGATGCGCGAGGAGCCGAGGCTGCGCGAGCAGGACTGGGGGAACTGGCAGGAGCGGGAGGACGTACGGCTGCAGAAGGCCTACCGGGACGCGTACGGCCACTTCTTCTACCGCTTCGCGCAGGGGGAGTCTGGCGCCGACGTGTACGACCGGGTCGGGGCCTTCCTGGAGAGCCTCTACCGCAGTTTCGAGGCCCCGGACCATCCCGAGAACGTGCTGCTCGTGACGCACGGCCTGACGATGAGACTGTTCTGCATGCGCTGGTTCCACTGGTCCGTGGCCGAGTTCGAGGCCCTCTCCAACCCGGGCAACGGCGAATACCGGATGCTCCTGCTGGGTTCCGACGGCCGGTACCGGATGGACCGCCCGTTTGAGCGGTGGACCACACCCGAGCCTTACGACCTGGACGGCTAG
- a CDS encoding YdbC family protein, with translation MLVKWIRCTVTDRRGFERGQRKWAGLPGEPGFRGQGGGWSRGRQGVAHVFTFWESRSFYDSFMARSHDRLAASQNGTYTDARVTLFDHRFDVKTGFEPRFTDADVVRVAHTRVREGRVDHFALMQEKVWNPAMAGSPGMVRGLFGEAPGREFLVLSMWHAAAEHGKYRQERVERLSLRAQIQADVEALTGDVVDLEPSWTV, from the coding sequence GTGCTGGTCAAGTGGATTCGCTGCACGGTGACGGACCGACGCGGGTTCGAGCGCGGGCAGCGCAAATGGGCGGGACTGCCGGGGGAACCGGGATTCCGGGGGCAGGGCGGCGGCTGGAGCCGGGGCCGGCAGGGGGTGGCGCACGTCTTCACGTTCTGGGAGAGCCGTTCCTTCTACGACTCCTTCATGGCGCGCTCGCACGACCGGTTGGCCGCGTCACAGAACGGCACCTACACCGACGCGCGGGTCACGCTCTTCGACCACCGCTTCGACGTGAAGACCGGCTTCGAGCCGCGGTTCACCGACGCCGACGTCGTCAGGGTCGCCCACACCCGGGTGCGGGAGGGGCGCGTGGACCATTTCGCGCTCATGCAGGAGAAGGTCTGGAACCCGGCCATGGCGGGCTCGCCCGGCATGGTCCGGGGCCTCTTCGGCGAGGCTCCGGGCCGTGAGTTCCTGGTGCTGTCGATGTGGCACGCGGCGGCGGAACACGGCAAGTACCGGCAGGAGCGCGTCGAGCGGCTGTCGCTGCGCGCCCAGATCCAGGCCGACGTGGAGGCCCTCACCGGGGACGTCGTCGACCTCGAACCCTCCTGGACGGTCTGA
- a CDS encoding arylamine N-acetyltransferase family protein translates to MGVVETMWSGDELDLDAYLARIGWDGGELRSDLGTLKAVHRAHTGAITFESLDVLFGRPVGLDVKTVEGKIVHERRGGYCYEQNTLLAAALERIGFAVSGRGARNRSRGDALTAVTHAVLVVTVEGEPWLCDAGFGWQGPREPVPLACPGAEVRQGEWAFRVREEADGVLVLCAWREGVWRDLYAFAPQPYHPVDYVVLNHYSSSHPRSAFLARAIVQYPGEQARVALVGRELSRLLPDGRMERREVPAGELLALLGREFGLRLSERDAEELLRLYRAED, encoded by the coding sequence GTGGGAGTCGTGGAAACCATGTGGAGCGGTGACGAGCTGGACCTGGACGCCTATCTCGCGAGGATCGGCTGGGATGGTGGGGAACTCCGCTCGGACCTCGGGACGTTGAAGGCGGTACACCGGGCGCACACCGGTGCGATCACCTTCGAAAGCCTGGACGTGCTGTTCGGCCGCCCCGTCGGGCTGGACGTCAAGACGGTCGAGGGCAAGATCGTGCACGAGCGCCGCGGCGGCTACTGCTACGAGCAGAACACCCTGCTGGCCGCCGCCCTGGAGCGGATCGGTTTCGCGGTCTCCGGACGCGGCGCCCGCAACCGCTCCCGGGGGGACGCCCTGACCGCGGTGACGCACGCCGTCCTCGTCGTCACCGTCGAGGGGGAACCGTGGCTCTGCGACGCCGGGTTCGGCTGGCAGGGCCCGCGCGAGCCCGTCCCGCTGGCGTGCCCCGGCGCCGAAGTGCGGCAGGGGGAATGGGCGTTCCGCGTCCGGGAGGAGGCGGACGGGGTCCTCGTGCTCTGCGCATGGCGTGAGGGCGTGTGGCGCGACCTGTACGCCTTCGCACCGCAGCCCTACCACCCCGTCGACTACGTGGTGCTGAACCACTACAGCTCCTCGCACCCCCGCTCCGCCTTCCTCGCCCGGGCCATCGTCCAGTACCCGGGCGAACAAGCCCGGGTGGCCCTCGTGGGGCGGGAGCTCTCCAGGCTGCTGCCCGACGGGCGGATGGAGCGGCGTGAGGTGCCGGCCGGAGAACTGCTCGCCCTGCTCGGCCGGGAGTTCGGGCTTCGGCTGTCCGAGCGGGACGCGGAGGAACTCCTTCGGTTGTACCGCGCCGAGGACTGA
- a CDS encoding DUF1152 domain-containing protein encodes MTALHTNPLFARLASAERILVTGAGGGFDVYAGLPIALSLLHQGKEVHLANLSFSALAGLPTDDWLAPDLAAITPDSAPHQSYFPERTLAQWLKLHGYPSTVYAFPQVGVQPLRAAYRALIDLHRIDAVVLVDGGTDILMRGDEAGLGTPEEDLTSVAALAALDDVPERLVVSVGFGVDAYHGVNHALVLENIAALERDGAHLGAFSIPRATREGALYLDAVAHAQDRTPEHPSIVNGSIAAAVRGSFGDVRFTDRTRGSELFVNPLMSLCFAFELTGLAARCLYLDRIEDTHLMRQVSSRIAAFRDEVITRPARTFPH; translated from the coding sequence ATGACCGCGCTGCACACCAACCCGCTCTTCGCCCGCCTGGCTTCGGCCGAGCGGATCCTCGTCACCGGCGCCGGAGGCGGCTTCGACGTCTACGCCGGCCTGCCGATCGCCCTCTCCCTCCTGCACCAGGGCAAGGAGGTTCACCTCGCGAACCTCTCCTTCAGTGCGCTCGCTGGGCTCCCGACGGACGACTGGCTGGCCCCGGATCTCGCCGCGATCACCCCGGACTCCGCGCCGCACCAGAGCTACTTCCCCGAACGCACCCTGGCCCAGTGGCTGAAACTGCACGGGTACCCGTCCACCGTGTACGCCTTCCCGCAGGTCGGCGTGCAACCGCTGCGGGCCGCCTACCGGGCACTGATCGACCTGCACCGGATCGACGCGGTGGTCCTGGTCGACGGGGGCACCGACATCCTGATGCGGGGCGACGAGGCCGGGCTCGGCACGCCGGAGGAGGACCTGACCAGCGTGGCGGCACTGGCCGCGCTGGACGACGTACCGGAGCGTCTCGTCGTCTCGGTCGGCTTCGGCGTCGACGCGTACCACGGCGTGAACCACGCGCTGGTCCTGGAGAACATCGCGGCACTGGAGCGGGACGGGGCCCACCTCGGCGCGTTCTCGATACCCCGGGCCACCCGCGAGGGCGCGCTGTACCTCGACGCCGTGGCCCACGCGCAGGACCGCACCCCGGAACACCCGAGCATCGTGAACGGTTCCATCGCGGCAGCGGTCCGCGGCTCCTTCGGGGACGTCCGCTTCACCGACCGGACCCGCGGCAGCGAGCTGTTCGTGAACCCGCTGATGTCCCTGTGCTTCGCCTTCGAGCTGACCGGCCTGGCCGCCCGCTGCCTCTACCTCGACCGGATCGAGGACACCCACCTCATGCGCCAGGTCTCCTCACGCATCGCGGCCTTCCGCGACGAGGTGATCACCCGCCCGGCCCGGACCTTCCCCCACTGA